The following coding sequences lie in one Erwinia amylovora genomic window:
- a CDS encoding DHA2 family efflux MFS transporter permease subunit, with translation MIKSARSMAGLPWIAAMAFFIQALDATILNTALPAIAQSLERSPLAMQSTIISYTLTVAMLIPVSGWLADRFGTRKVFISAVFLFSLGSLACALSGSLWMLITSRIVQGVGGAMMMPVARLALLRAYPRSELLPVLNFVTMPGLIGPVLGPLLGGVLVTWATWNWIFLINIPIGVVGIFFARKYMPDFTTPKRRFDVLGFLLFGLGLVGISCGIELFGERVVSSLIALMVLLAGIALLLLYIVHARRHPSPMIPLPIFKTRTFSVGIVGNIFSRLGTGCVPFLMPLMLQVGFGYTALLAGCMMAPTALGSVLAKSTVTSVLRGFGYRKTLVGISVIIGVLVASFSLQTENWNILVLLIPLFVLGVVMSTQFTAMNTITLADLNDGNASSGNSLLAVTQQLAISFGVAVSAAVLRFYEDFGGGTLYQFHATFLTMGIITVLSGLVFLLLKPGDGGNLISDRKKKT, from the coding sequence ATGATTAAATCCGCGCGCAGTATGGCCGGACTACCGTGGATTGCCGCAATGGCTTTCTTTATCCAGGCGCTGGATGCCACCATCCTTAATACCGCTCTGCCAGCCATCGCTCAAAGTCTCGAACGCTCCCCGCTGGCAATGCAGTCCACTATTATCAGCTACACCTTAACCGTTGCTATGCTCATCCCGGTCAGTGGATGGCTGGCCGATCGTTTTGGCACGCGCAAAGTGTTTATTAGCGCAGTCTTTCTGTTCTCTCTGGGTTCACTGGCCTGCGCCCTGTCCGGTTCCCTGTGGATGTTGATTACCTCGCGTATCGTACAAGGGGTTGGCGGCGCTATGATGATGCCGGTGGCACGTCTGGCACTGTTGCGTGCCTATCCGCGTAGCGAGCTGCTTCCGGTTCTCAACTTTGTTACTATGCCTGGGCTTATTGGCCCGGTGCTTGGCCCATTGCTCGGTGGCGTGCTGGTGACCTGGGCCACGTGGAACTGGATTTTCCTGATTAACATTCCTATTGGCGTTGTCGGCATCTTCTTCGCGCGCAAATATATGCCGGACTTCACCACGCCGAAACGCCGCTTTGATGTTCTGGGATTCCTGCTGTTTGGTTTGGGACTGGTAGGCATCTCCTGTGGTATCGAGCTATTTGGCGAGCGCGTTGTGTCCAGCCTGATTGCGCTAATGGTGCTGCTGGCAGGGATAGCATTACTGCTGCTTTATATAGTCCATGCCCGGCGACATCCCTCTCCGATGATCCCACTGCCTATATTTAAGACACGCACGTTTTCCGTTGGCATCGTCGGCAACATTTTCTCGCGCCTGGGCACCGGCTGCGTTCCGTTTCTCATGCCATTGATGCTGCAGGTCGGCTTTGGTTATACGGCGTTGCTGGCTGGCTGCATGATGGCCCCTACTGCGCTTGGCTCGGTATTGGCTAAGTCGACGGTGACGAGCGTACTGCGCGGGTTTGGTTACCGCAAAACGCTGGTCGGCATTAGCGTGATAATTGGCGTACTGGTGGCATCTTTCTCTTTACAGACGGAGAACTGGAATATTTTAGTCTTACTGATCCCGCTGTTTGTTCTGGGGGTGGTGATGTCGACTCAATTTACGGCGATGAACACTATCACCCTGGCCGATTTGAACGACGGTAATGCTAGCAGCGGCAACAGTCTGCTGGCCGTGACTCAGCAGTTGGCTATTAGTTTTGGCGTGGCGGTCAGCGCCGCGGTGCTGCGGTTTTATGAAGACTTTGGTGGCGGCACATTGTATCAATTCCATGCTACTTTCCTGACCATGGGCATCATTACCGTGCTGTCAGGGCTGGTATTTCTGCTGTTGAAGCCAGGAGACGGCGGTAATCTGATTAGCGATCGCAAGAAGAAAACTTAG